Part of the Ignavibacteriota bacterium genome, TCAAGTTTATCAGTTTGTGAAAAGAATGGACGAACAGATTGTCCAAAGGAAACTTGGACTACAAGCAAGATTGCGATGAAGATTGATTTCATTAAGTAGTTTTTTGACAGATATTGTTAAACTGTGGTACAAGAATACGCAAAATCAGATTCAGATTCAACTTTCACAGCGTTGACAAGTTCCCCGTTGCATATTTCACCGTCAATTGAAAGTATTTTAACTGATTCGACTTGATTTACATACGATTCTGTTGCAGGAACATGAACACGAAGATAATTTGTCACCAACCCTGAGGCAACTCCTTCGTGCGCTTCTCCTTCAAACAAAACCGGAACCGTTCTTCCAACAAACGATGTCGCAAATTCGTGCCGCTTCTTTTGACTGACAATTCTGAGAATGTTGTTTCGTTCGTGACGGATGCGCGGTTCAACTACTTTATCGAATTCAGTCGCAATCGTGTTTTCTCGCTCTGAGTATGTGAAAACATGTAAATAAGAAATCGGCATGTCAGCAATGAACGTTGCAGTCTCACTGAACAACTCATCTGTTTCACCCGGAAATCCGACAAGAACATCAGCGCCTATGCCTGCATCTGCATCAAGTTTTTTTATGAATTCAATCAACGAACGATATTCATTCGTCAGGTAACGGCGGCGCATTTGTTTCAGGATAGTATCGCTTCCGCTCTGCATCGGGATATGGAAATGATTGCAGAATCGTTTCGAGTTGAGAATGAACTCTACAATTTCCGGCGTGAGCAGATTCGGTTCAATCGAACTAACGCGGATGCGTTCCAATCCATCAACATCATCGAGAGATTTGATGAGTTCAAAAAATGTTGTCCCGATTTTCCGACCGTAATCCCCGACGTTCACTCCGGTCAAAACAATTTCCTTAAATCCCTTTTCTACAAGTGTACGCGCCTCGTTGATGATTCGTTCCACCGATTGACTTCTGCTTTCCCCACGTGCAAGCGGAATCGTACAGAACGAACAGGTATAATCGCATCCATCTTGAACTTTGAGAAATGCTCTCGTTCGTCCATCAACATCACCGGAATAACTTGAGATGAAATCTTCCACTTCATCAATACATGAAACAAACACTTGTGGAACGCCCCGCTTCTGAAATCCGTTTGCGTAGTTGAAGATGTTGAACTTTTCTTTCGCTCCCAAAATCAAATCCACTCCTTCAATTGTTGATATTTCATCAGGTTGGAGTTGAGCGTAACAACCGGTGACAACTACAAATGCATTCGGAGATTTTCTCAGCGCACGGCGAATCAACTGCCGACATTCTTTATCGGCACGCTCGGTGACACTGCATGTGTTCAACACAAATACATCCGAGGGTTGAGAATCATCAACAATGGTGAAACCCCGCTCGACGAACTGACGACCGAGCGTTGAAGTTTCCGCAAAGTTCACTTTGCAACCTAATGTTTGGAGAGAGACTTTTTTCATTTGATAAAATTATAAAGACGTTGCCCTTTGCAGAACAACGTCTTTACAACACAAATAACATTGCGAAGGTTTCAAAGAATTAACCAAGATGAACCTTCGCAAGGTTGGATTAGTTAAACCAGGAATTCCGGAGGCGGCGCTTGCTCGTTGAGCATTTCCGGCGCTATCTCTATCGGCTTTCCTTCGACTGAAGCAATATCCTTCATCGTCATCTTCGGAAGTTTGAATTTGTTGATGTAATCATCCATCATCTTCTGTTCTTTATCTTTAAAGTATTCGACTGCCGAGAGAACGATTTTCTTATTCTCTTTATCGAATTCGATTACCTTCAAGGGAAGAACATCTCCGTTCTTAAACTTCTCGCCAACGTTCTTCAACGAAGCCGTTGTAAGATGTGTTGCCGGAACGAAGGCATCAACTCCCATCGGAAGTTCAACGATGACTCCTTTTTCAATGATGCGATTGATAACACCTTCAGTTTCGATACCCTTCGAGTAGAATTGTTCAAATCCATCCCAAGGATTGTCTTTCACTTGTTTGTGTCCGAGTGAAATCCGGCGTGCTTCTGCATCAATTCCAAGAATCATTACTTCGATTTCCTGTGCTTTCTTCAACACTTCGGCTGGATGGCGAATCTTCTTCGTCCATGATAAGTCGGAAATGTGAACAAGCCCATCGAAACCGGGCTCAAGTTCCACAAACGCACCGAAGTTGGTGAGATTGCGAACCGCTCCTTTGTGAATCGAATTGATGGGGTACTTCTGTAAGAAACTCAACCATGGGTCTGGTTCGAGTTGTTTCATACCAAGAGAAATTTTCTTGTTCTCTTTGTCGAGCGAAAGGATAATTGCATCAACCATTTGTCCCATCGAAACTAATTGAGACGGATGTTTGATGTGCTGTGTCCAACTCATTTCAGAAATGTGAATAAGACCTTCGATGCCCTTTTCAATTTCAATGAATGCTCCATAGTCTGCCATTGAAACAACTTTACCTGTTACTTTTGTTTGTAGCGGATATTTTGCTTCGATGTTTTCCCATGGATGTGCCTGAAGTTGTTTGATACCAAGTGAAATACGTTTCTTGTCTTCACCGAAATCAAGCACGGCGACATTCATCACCTGGTCAAGTTTGACAATCTCTGACGGATGATTGACACGACCCCATGATAAATCGGTAATGTGAACCAAACCATCAACGCCGCCCAAGTCAACGAACACACCAAAGTCGGTGATTGCTTTGACAACGCCTTCAAGTACCTGACCCTTTTCAAGCCGGTCGAGAATTTCTTTCCGTTGTCCTGCGAGTTCTTCTTCGATGAGCGCTTTATGGCTGACGACTACGTTTTCGTACGGGTGATTTACTTTGACCACGCGGAAGTCCATTGACTTACCGAGGAACTGGTCGAAGTCACGAACCGGTCGAACGTCAATTTGTGAGCCGGGGAGAAATGCTTCGATGCCAAATAAATCTACAACTAAACCGCCTTTGATTCTTCGGCTGATTTTTCCTTGTAATACTTCCTGCGTATCGTGCGCTCTGAGAATTCGTTCCCAGATTCTGATAAAATCTGCGCGCTTACGGGAAAGAACAAGTTGTCCTTCTTTGTCTTCGACGCTTTGTAAGAATACTTCAATTTCGTCTCCCGGTTTTAATTCATCAATGTTCGGGAACTCGACGATTGATACAATTCCTTCCGACTTGAATCCGATATCAATGGCTACGCCATCATCATTTATTGCAACGATTTTGCCCCGTACTATTTCACCTTCCTTTACATCATGGAAAGTTGTATCATACATCCTGGCAAGTTCTTGCATTTCGTCTTGCGTGTAGCCTCCAAATTCTTCGTCAACAAGAAATTTCGGTGGCTTCTTCAAAGCCGCCGGGCGTTTTGGTTCTAACGGTGTTGAAAGAACCGGTTCCTGAGGGATTGATGTTACTGTTTCTGTCATTATGTTTCCTTTATTGTTGTTAGATGGAGTTCCGGATAAGAAAACCATCTTGCCTGTCATTTCTTTGTGTTGTCATCAAACACACAGAATGGAAGGACTTGATTAGTTGTACATTAGTGATTTAGTGATGACTGAATTTATACTCTTACGCCGCATGAAGAACACTGAACCGCTCTTCGATTGCGTGCTTTACTCGTTCCATTAACCAGTGCGGTGTTGAAGTTGCGCCGCTGATTCCGACATGTTCAACTTCTTCAAACCACTCCGGTTGTAATTCCGTTTCGTTCTCGATAAAGTATGTTCTCGGATTTGCTTCCTGGCAAATGTGGAACAATACTTTCCCGTTTGAACTGATTCTACCTGCGACAAAAATCATGATATCATTTTGCCGCGCATACTCTTGTAACTTCTTATCGCGACCA contains:
- the mtaB gene encoding tRNA (N(6)-L-threonylcarbamoyladenosine(37)-C(2))-methylthiotransferase MtaB, with protein sequence MKKVSLQTLGCKVNFAETSTLGRQFVERGFTIVDDSQPSDVFVLNTCSVTERADKECRQLIRRALRKSPNAFVVVTGCYAQLQPDEISTIEGVDLILGAKEKFNIFNYANGFQKRGVPQVFVSCIDEVEDFISSYSGDVDGRTRAFLKVQDGCDYTCSFCTIPLARGESRSQSVERIINEARTLVEKGFKEIVLTGVNVGDYGRKIGTTFFELIKSLDDVDGLERIRVSSIEPNLLTPEIVEFILNSKRFCNHFHIPMQSGSDTILKQMRRRYLTNEYRSLIEFIKKLDADAGIGADVLVGFPGETDELFSETATFIADMPISYLHVFTYSERENTIATEFDKVVEPRIRHERNNILRIVSQKKRHEFATSFVGRTVPVLFEGEAHEGVASGLVTNYLRVHVPATESYVNQVESVKILSIDGEICNGELVNAVKVESESDFAYSCTTV
- the rpsA gene encoding 30S ribosomal protein S1 — its product is MTETVTSIPQEPVLSTPLEPKRPAALKKPPKFLVDEEFGGYTQDEMQELARMYDTTFHDVKEGEIVRGKIVAINDDGVAIDIGFKSEGIVSIVEFPNIDELKPGDEIEVFLQSVEDKEGQLVLSRKRADFIRIWERILRAHDTQEVLQGKISRRIKGGLVVDLFGIEAFLPGSQIDVRPVRDFDQFLGKSMDFRVVKVNHPYENVVVSHKALIEEELAGQRKEILDRLEKGQVLEGVVKAITDFGVFVDLGGVDGLVHITDLSWGRVNHPSEIVKLDQVMNVAVLDFGEDKKRISLGIKQLQAHPWENIEAKYPLQTKVTGKVVSMADYGAFIEIEKGIEGLIHISEMSWTQHIKHPSQLVSMGQMVDAIILSLDKENKKISLGMKQLEPDPWLSFLQKYPINSIHKGAVRNLTNFGAFVELEPGFDGLVHISDLSWTKKIRHPAEVLKKAQEIEVMILGIDAEARRISLGHKQVKDNPWDGFEQFYSKGIETEGVINRIIEKGVIVELPMGVDAFVPATHLTTASLKNVGEKFKNGDVLPLKVIEFDKENKKIVLSAVEYFKDKEQKMMDDYINKFKLPKMTMKDIASVEGKPIEIAPEMLNEQAPPPEFLV